Proteins encoded in a region of the Agromyces protaetiae genome:
- a CDS encoding ParA family protein — translation MNETRRRIALEEAVLPLPQTTRVLTISNQKGGVGKTTTTVNLAAALARAGARVLVIDMDPQGNASTALGVDHRSEQQSVYEVLVQDLPLGPVIRPSAEHERLDCVPATIHLAGAEIELVSLVAREQRLRRALDTHLGQMVEPYHYVFIDCPPSLGLLTINAFVAAREVLIPIQCEYYALEGLSQLLSNIELIEKHLNPSLQLSTILLTMYDSRTNLAQQVAQEVREHFPAQTLGTIIPRSVRVSEAPSYGQSVISYDYGSSGSLSYREAAAEIARRGAPGEEKK, via the coding sequence ATGAACGAGACCCGCCGCCGCATCGCGCTCGAAGAAGCCGTGCTGCCCCTGCCGCAGACGACACGGGTCCTCACGATCTCGAATCAGAAGGGTGGCGTCGGCAAGACGACGACGACCGTGAACCTCGCAGCGGCGCTCGCTCGCGCCGGTGCACGGGTATTGGTTATCGACATGGACCCGCAGGGCAATGCCTCGACTGCGCTCGGGGTCGATCACCGCTCGGAGCAGCAGAGTGTCTACGAGGTGCTCGTGCAGGACCTCCCGCTCGGTCCCGTGATTCGCCCGTCGGCTGAACACGAACGACTCGACTGTGTTCCGGCGACCATCCACCTGGCAGGCGCCGAGATCGAGCTCGTCTCCCTCGTGGCGCGCGAGCAACGGCTCCGCCGTGCTCTCGATACGCACCTCGGGCAGATGGTCGAGCCGTACCACTATGTGTTCATCGATTGCCCGCCCTCGCTCGGCCTGCTGACGATCAATGCCTTCGTGGCCGCGCGCGAGGTGCTGATCCCCATCCAGTGCGAGTACTACGCGCTCGAGGGCCTTTCGCAGCTGCTCAGCAATATCGAGCTGATCGAGAAGCACCTGAACCCGAGTCTGCAGCTCTCGACGATTCTGCTCACGATGTACGACTCGCGGACGAACCTCGCGCAACAGGTCGCGCAAGAAGTCCGCGAGCATTTCCCGGCGCAGACCCTGGGCACCATCATTCCGCGTTCCGTCCGCGTGTCGGAGGCACCGAGCTACGGGCAGAGCGTGATTTCCTACGACTACGGGTCCAGCGGATCGCTGTCGTATCGTGAAGCGGCCGCCGAGATCGCTCGGCGCGGCGCCCCCGGCGAGGAGAAGAAGTAA